A stretch of Lathyrus oleraceus cultivar Zhongwan6 chromosome 6, CAAS_Psat_ZW6_1.0, whole genome shotgun sequence DNA encodes these proteins:
- the LOC127094550 gene encoding uncharacterized mitochondrial protein AtMg00810-like, which translates to MKKQWYIQGQADHTLFAKFSYDGKAVVLIVYVDDIVLTRDYTVEMARVKDKLAVDFEIKDMGFMRYFLGMEVARSKNGILVSQQKYIIDLLKEIGMSGCRPANTPMDLNAKLWAEGNVFVDIGRYQILVGKLIYLSHTRPDIAFSVSVVSQFMHSPFEEHLEAVYRILRYLKENPVKGLLFKKTSERNVSIFTDANWAGSITNRRSTSEYYTYVWGNLLTWRRKKQGFVARSSVEAEFRAMYRGICEGLWILRVL; encoded by the coding sequence ATGAAGAAACAATGGTACATCCAAGGACAGGCTGATCACACCTTGTTCGCAAAATTCTCCTACGATGGGAAAGCTGTTGTCCtgattgtttatgttgatgatattgtcctTACTAGAGACTATACAGTGGAAATGGCAAGAGTAAAAGATAAATTGGCAGTAGACTTTGAAATAAAGGACATGGGATTCATGAGATATTTTTTAGGTATGGAGGTTGCTCGGTCAAAAAATGGTATTTTGGTTTCACAACAGAAATACATTATAGACTTGTTGAAAGAAATAGGAATGAGTGGATGTCGTCCTGCAAATACCCCTATGGATCTTAATGCTAAACTTTGGGCAGAAGGTAATGTTTTTGTTGATATTGGGAGATATCAAATATTGGTTGGGAAACTGATTTATTTGTCACATACTCGACCTGATATTGCTTTCTCAGTTAGTGTAGTGAGTCAGTTTATGCATTCTCCTTTTGAGGAACATCTTGAGGCAGTCTATAGGATACTGAGATATTTGAAGGAAAATCCTGTAAAAGGACTGCTTTTTAAGAAGACTAGTGAAAGAAATGTGTCTATCTTCACTGATGCCAATTGGGCAGGTTCAATCACAAATAGAAGATCAACCTCTGAATATTATACCTATGTCTGGGGTAATCTTTTGACATGGAGGAGAAAGAAACAAGGATTTGTAGCAAGGAGTAGTGTAGAGGCCGAGTTTAGAGCTATGTATCGAGGTATTTGTGAAGGATTATGGATCCTTAGAGTCCTATAA